The Syntrophales bacterium DNA segment TCTCGAATTCCGGACATGGGTTTTAATCAGATAGGTCGAGGTACGTTATTCTTAGACAATGTGCGCCTACCGTTAGAGTATCGTATCGGCGAAGAAGGCAAAGGTTTTTACTTAATAATGGGGCAATTTGAAGTTTTACGGGTCTTTCTGTCAATAGCGGCTTTAGGACTTGCGCAGACTTCTCTTACAGAGGCAATTGAGTATGCAAAAATACGCAAAGCTTTTGATCGTCCGATAGTGCAGTTCGAAGGCGTTTCTTTCAAAATTGCGGAGCATGCCACCTGGATTGAAGCGGCGAGGTTACTATGCTATCGAACCCTCTGGCTGGCTGATCAGGGCCTTGAACACAATAAAGAATCAGCGATGTGTAAATGGTTCTGCCCCGTGGTAGCTGTCAATGCCATTCATGATTCCCTGCTTATTCATGGGCATGTGGGTTACAGCGAGGAGCATCCCGTTGAGCAACGCCTGCGAGACGCCATTGGTTTTGAGATGGCCGATGGAACGGCGAATATAATGAAGATCATCATCAGCCGGGAACTTGTAGGGAGGGAGTTCCTTCCAAGTGAGAGGTAATAGATCTTACGCTTTATAGCGTGTAGGAGACGAGAAAGCCTTTCAGAGTCTGGGAAAAGCTTCGTGACAGGAACAGGCTTCAGTAATGAGTAATAATATAAATGTTGTATCCTACGGGAAAAAGGGGATAGATAAGGTAGGGGTGATGTTGAAAGGTCGAAGGAGAGAAGGAGGTATAAATATGTATTCAGAGATAGTCATGGATCATTTTAAAAATCCGAGAAATGTCGGGAGAATGGAGGATGCGGATGGGATAGGGGAAGTCGGTAATCCTATCTGTGGCGATATGATGACCATTTCCATTAAGGTTAAAGATGGTCGTATTGATGATATCAAATTTTTAACTTTTGGTTGCGCGGCGGCCATTGCCGTCTCCAGTATGCTTACAGAAATGGCCAGGGGAAAGACAATGGAGGAGGCCAAAAAGATCACCAACAAATCGGTGGCTGAGGCTCTGGAAGGTCTCCCGAAAAACAAGCTCCATTGCTCGAATCTGGGGGCAGATGCTCTTCAACTTGCCATAAAAGACTATGAGGATAGGAAGGCAGGTAAAGCCAGGCCTCCGCAAAGGAGTGAAGACAAGCATGAGCACACCGAGGGGGCTACATGCAAGTGCCCCTACTGCGATGCAGACATGGAGGCTGAGTTAGAGTTCTGTACACATTGTGGCAGTGAGATAAAAGAGACAGTAGTTCACTGAGGAGAATTCGTGATGAAGATAGTAAACCTGGATTATATATCGGGTAACCCCATGTTGCCGGAGATTCAGGAGGCCATGATTGAGGCCATCAAGGAAAACTATGGCAACCCTTCCAGCTCCCACAGGTTAGGTGACCAGGCAACGGAGGCGCTGGAGCTGGCCCGGGAAAAGGTAGCCAGGCTGATTAATTGCGCATTACCTGAAGAGATAGTTTTCACTTCCTGCGGAACCGAATCCATCAACCATGCCATAAAGGGGGTAGCCTTTGCCAGGACAGACAAGGGGAAACATATAGTCACCTCCAACATTGAACATAATGCCGTTTTAAAGAGTCTGAGAAGATTGTTAAAGATGAACTACAGGGTAACTTCAGTCTCGGTAGATGAATACGGGATGGTAAATCCTGATGACGTGGCAAGGGCGATTACAGATGAAACCATCCTGGTAACAATCATGCATAGCAACAACGAGGTCGGCACAATTCAGCCGATAAAGGAAATAGCACGTATTACCAGGGAAAAGAAGATACCCTTTCATTGTGATGCAGTAGCCTCGGTGGGGGTTGTGCCGGTTGATGTCCAGGAGCTGGGTGTAGATTTACTGAGTTTTTCCGCCAATCAGTTCCATGGGCCGGCAGGTGTGGGTGGCCTCTATATCCGTAAAGGCATAAACCTTTCGCCATTGCTCGATGGAGGGGGCCAGGAAAATAACAGGAGGGCAGGAACGGAGAATCTGATCGGCATTATCGGGATGGGTGTAGCTGCCGAGATT contains these protein-coding regions:
- a CDS encoding cysteine desulfurase family protein, translating into MKIVNLDYISGNPMLPEIQEAMIEAIKENYGNPSSSHRLGDQATEALELAREKVARLINCALPEEIVFTSCGTESINHAIKGVAFARTDKGKHIVTSNIEHNAVLKSLRRLLKMNYRVTSVSVDEYGMVNPDDVARAITDETILVTIMHSNNEVGTIQPIKEIARITREKKIPFHCDAVASVGVVPVDVQELGVDLLSFSANQFHGPAGVGGLYIRKGINLSPLLDGGGQENNRRAGTENLIGIIGMGVAAEIARREMESRVKHAKKLKERLIKGLKEDIDDIIINGHPELSLPNLVSVSVRYIEGESIVLMLDEDNIAVSTRSACASGALRASHVLLSIGREYADAQGTLVISFGRDSTEAEINLFLEVLKKAVVFLRNMSPLYQKVNSK